The DNA segment CGCCCGTGTCACGCGCAGGATCCGGATCGGCCTTGACTTCCGTCGCCCGCACCGAGCCGTCCGGCAGTTCGTACCCGTATACGATCACGTTTGCGGACTCGCGGAAATCTTCAAGCCGCATCTGCGAGGCATCGTTCTTTATCTCGACGATTTCCTGCACTTTTCCTTTTCCGAAAGTTTTCTCGCCCACCAGCACGGCCTTGCCGTGGTCGCGCAGCGCGCCGGCAAGCACCTCGCTTGCGGACGCGGTATTCATGTCAACAAGGATAATCACGGGAATTTCGAAGCGGGGAAAATCCTTTTCGACTTTTCGCTCTTTTGCCTCGTTCCTGTAAACCAGCCTGGTAACCACCGCGCCTTTCGGCAGAAACATGCCGGCGATGTCTATCGCGTTGTCCAGCGTGCCTCCGCCGTTGCCGCGCAAATCAATTATCAGCTTTTTCATCCCCAGCTTATCAAGGTTCTGCAGAGCTTCAAGCGTTTCTTTGGTCGTGTTTTCGCTGAAGCTTGCGATGCGGATGTAACCTGTTTGCGGTGCGATTATCCGCGAATCCTCAACGCTGTGAATCGTCACAGTCTTGCGCGTTATTTCTACATCGCGGGTGATGTGGGTAACCGCGTCGGATACGGTGAGCGAGACCTTCGTGCCTTCTTTGCCGGTGATCCTTTTTCCGATTTCATCCAATGTCAGCCCCTCGGTCGACGCTCCGGCGATCATTGTTATGTAATCGTTCACCTTCAGCCCGGCATCGGCGGCCGGAGAGCCGCGAAACACGCTCGATATCCGCGGAAGCATCTTGTCCGGATCGATCTCTATGCGCACCCCGATGCCCGCGTAGCTTCCCGTAGTTTCAGCGTTCAAACCGCGGTATCCCGAAGGATCAAGAAAGCTAGAATAGGGATCGAGAAAAGGTTCCCTGTGGAGCACCTCCACCATTCCGCGCATTGCGCCGTACAAAAGGTCTTTTTTGTAATCCTTCAGCGGCTTGACGTATCTCCGGTTCAGCTCCGCGTAAGTCTTTTCTATCAGTCCGACCTGCAGCTCGTCGGCGCCGAACGCGGTCTGGCCGGGATTCGAGCCTTTCATATATCCCGCGCCGAATGCCACCACCGCGATCAATACGAATATCGCGATGGACAGCGCCCGGTCCAATATGTATTGGCTTCGCGATTTTGATTCGAATTTTAAATTCATATTCATCAATCCTCAAACGATCCGATTGAAACGGCTAAAAGCCGCACATCAGGCGATTCCCGAAGCCCGCAGGAGCGGAGAGTTTAGTACAAACGTTCAATTGGCAGAATAAATGAATCCGTATTCCATATCTACAACTTGCGCATAGGATCCACCGGGTCTCCGTTTATCCGCACTTCGAAATGCAGATGGCTGCCCGTCGAGTAGCCGGTCGAGCCCATCCGCCCGATAACCTGTCCCGCCTTCACCACATCGCCCGTTTTCACGCCAAATGCCGATAAGTGACCGTAGAGCGTGCTCACGCCCTTGCCATGATCGATGATTATGCATTTGCCGTATCCGCCGCGCCAGTCCGCCCAGATAACCTTCCCGTCGCCTCCCGCCTTTATCGGATCGCCCGTCTCGCCGTCGATATCCACCCCCGTGTGCATCTTCGTCACGCCGAAGATCGGATGTCTGCGGTATCCGAAGCCGGAAGTAATCGGCCCCGGCGCAGGCCGCAGAAAGCTGCCCTTCCATTCTCCTTTGTAACCGCCACCGGACGACGTGAGCCTTCTGATGTCCGCCTGAATCCGCTTGCTTTCTTCTTCCAGCTCCTTTACCTGCTTCAGGTAAAGCGCCTCGTCCCTGGAAATCGCGTTAATCGCGTCCTGCTTGGTGCTGCGCGTTGCCTTTATCTCCTCTATTCGGGCAGCGATCTCCTCCTTTATCTCCTTCACCTCGTTGATCTTTTGCTCGACCGCGACACGCATCATCACCACTTCGGCGATCTTGTCCTCCACCTGCTCGATAAGCTGTCCGTCGTTCTCGACTATCACCTGCAGGTAGAACAGCCTGTCGATGAAATCCGAGAAGCTTTGCGCGCCCAGGACGACGTCCAGATAAGTCATGTCGCCCTGCTTGTAGATTTCCACGCTGCGGTCGGCGAGAAGGCCGCGCTTGTCTTCCAGGTCCGCCTTGGCCGACTCGTGCTCTTCCTCAAGCCGCGCCTTTTCCTTTTCCTGCTCGGCCAGCTCCGCCCGAACGCCTTCAAGCTCCTCCTGCGACTTCAAAAGGTCTCCGTCCAGCTTGCGAAGCTCCTCCGAAAGGCTTCCTTTTTCCTCGCGCAGCTTGCGGATGTCCGCCTCGATGCGCTTCTTCCTTTCGCGGATGTCCTGCAGCCTGGATTTGTAGCTGCGTGCTGCCGACGCGGGGGCCGCCTGGAGCCCCGCGAAAGCGATGACAAGCGCCAGCGCGGCGAAAACCGCCGCCGCCCGGCCTCCCAACAGCCGCCTGAACACGCCTTTAATAATAACACTCAAGCCGTTCACTTCCTGTCCTCCAGCTCGCGGCGGATTCTGGCGGTCTCTATCAGCATCTTTTCGTCCTCGTAAAGGAACCTGTTGAGCGCGCTGAAGCTTGATGCCAGGCCGACCGCCGAGCCGAGCGCGACCAGCGCCAATACTATGAACTCTAAACGGGCCGGCTCCATTTGCGCGCCCGCGGAAAGCACTTTAAGCTCGCCTATCAGGTTGGCCAGGCCGTAGTAGCTGGCCCATACGAGCCCCGCCGACACGGCGCCGCCGAGCATCCCGACCAGCATCCCCTCGAGCAGGAACGGCCAGCGGATGAACCACTTGGTTGCTCCGACGAGCTGCATAATCCTGATTTCGCGCCGGCGCGAATAAATCGAAAGCCTGACTATGTTGTTGATGGAAGAAAAGCTCGCTCCCAACAGCAAAAGAATCGTGACGCCGAATATCAGCTGCGCGACGAACAACGCGCGCGAGAGCTTGACGACGATATCCTGGCCGTAGCGGACATCGTCAATTCCATTGATGCGCCTGACCTGCTCCGCAAGCTCCTTCACTTTGTCCAAACGCTTCGCTTTGACCGTGTAGCTCGCGGGCAGAGGATTGTATTCGAGCAGACTTTCGAGGTCGGTTCCGGTCGTCTTGTTCCAGTTCTCGGCGGCTTCCTCGGCGCTTATGAACTTGACTTTTTCCACTCCTTCGAGCGCCTTTATTTCCTTGTCTATGCGCAGGAAATCCTCCGGCGCGAGATCTTTTGACAGATAGGCATGAATCTCGACCATTTTCGACAGCCGGCCGATGAAATTGCTGATTCCGACGATTACAACGAGGAAGTATCCGAGAACCAGAAGCGAAATGGTCACCTGCAAGCCGTAGGTGAGCACGATGAACCTGTTTTCCCGCAGGCTGGAGAAGAACTCCGCGAAATAGAATCCCAGGTTGCCTATTTCCGCGCCCTCCTAATCGTGGTAGCCCCCCGCGGATGTGTCGCTTACGATTCGCCCGTGCTCGATTCTGACGACGCGCTTGCGCAGCACGTCCACTATTTTTTCGTCGTGGGTGGCGACCACGACAGTCGTCCCGCGCCTGTTGATGTCCAAAAGCAACTCCATGATGCCGATGCTGGTGTCCGGATCGAGATTTCCCGTCGGCTCGTCCGCCAGAAGAAGGCTCGGCCTTCCGACAAGCGCGCGCGCGATGCACAGGCGCTGCTGCTCGCCGCCCGACAACTCGGCCGGCTTGCGCTCGAACTTGCCGCCCAGCCCGACCAGCTCCAGAGTCTCCGGAACCAGCGAGCGCTGCTGCCGCGCGCCCATACCCTGAACCTGAAGCGCGAACGCGACGTTTGCCCATGCGGTCTTGTTGGGCATCAAAAGAAAATCCTGGAAAATCACCCCTACACGCCGTCTGAAGTATGG comes from the bacterium genome and includes:
- a CDS encoding ATP-binding cassette domain-containing protein, giving the protein MIRLVEACLTYGNMVGSLREVNLHIPKQDFVFIVGPTGGGKSSVLKLVYRDVIATSGSVFVFNKDVAKLRPREIPYFRRRVGVIFQDFLLMPNKTAWANVAFALQVQGMGARQQRSLVPETLELVGLGGKFERKPAELSGGEQQRLCIARALVGRPSLLLADEPTGNLDPDTSIGIMELLLDINRRGTTVVVATHDEKIVDVLRKRVVRIEHGRIVSDTSAGGYHD
- a CDS encoding S41 family peptidase, translating into MNLKFESKSRSQYILDRALSIAIFVLIAVVAFGAGYMKGSNPGQTAFGADELQVGLIEKTYAELNRRYVKPLKDYKKDLLYGAMRGMVEVLHREPFLDPYSSFLDPSGYRGLNAETTGSYAGIGVRIEIDPDKMLPRISSVFRGSPAADAGLKVNDYITMIAGASTEGLTLDEIGKRITGKEGTKVSLTVSDAVTHITRDVEITRKTVTIHSVEDSRIIAPQTGYIRIASFSENTTKETLEALQNLDKLGMKKLIIDLRGNGGGTLDNAIDIAGMFLPKGAVVTRLVYRNEAKERKVEKDFPRFEIPVIILVDMNTASASEVLAGALRDHGKAVLVGEKTFGKGKVQEIVEIKNDASQMRLEDFRESANVIVYGYELPDGSVRATEVKADPDPARDTGEASVEGAITALTDDGFKVGDVPVHVTNATKFSGVQSDQLAIVLTVATYFTPNGHDIDANGGLEPDVQISFEEYKSEIPRLAEIEAEVNQMRDRIIKARQEFFDSMSERDVVLGRVQDAFDDYFAKGSAARDKSEAEFAAKLKEDAAEKNPLEPESDENSTNQTPGASGG
- a CDS encoding peptidoglycan DD-metalloendopeptidase family protein, which gives rise to MNGLSVIIKGVFRRLLGGRAAAVFAALALVIAFAGLQAAPASAARSYKSRLQDIRERKKRIEADIRKLREEKGSLSEELRKLDGDLLKSQEELEGVRAELAEQEKEKARLEEEHESAKADLEDKRGLLADRSVEIYKQGDMTYLDVVLGAQSFSDFIDRLFYLQVIVENDGQLIEQVEDKIAEVVMMRVAVEQKINEVKEIKEEIAARIEEIKATRSTKQDAINAISRDEALYLKQVKELEEESKRIQADIRRLTSSGGGYKGEWKGSFLRPAPGPITSGFGYRRHPIFGVTKMHTGVDIDGETGDPIKAGGDGKVIWADWRGGYGKCIIIDHGKGVSTLYGHLSAFGVKTGDVVKAGQVIGRMGSTGYSTGSHLHFEVRINGDPVDPMRKL
- a CDS encoding ABC transporter permease translates to MLTYGLQVTISLLVLGYFLVVIVGISNFIGRLSKMVEIHAYLSKDLAPEDFLRIDKEIKALEGVEKVKFISAEEAAENWNKTTGTDLESLLEYNPLPASYTVKAKRLDKVKELAEQVRRINGIDDVRYGQDIVVKLSRALFVAQLIFGVTILLLLGASFSSINNIVRLSIYSRRREIRIMQLVGATKWFIRWPFLLEGMLVGMLGGAVSAGLVWASYYGLANLIGELKVLSAGAQMEPARLEFIVLALVALGSAVGLASSFSALNRFLYEDEKMLIETARIRRELEDRK